A part of Caretta caretta isolate rCarCar2 chromosome 1, rCarCar1.hap1, whole genome shotgun sequence genomic DNA contains:
- the YEATS4 gene encoding YEATS domain-containing protein 4, translating to MFKRMAEFGPDSGGRVKGVTIVKPIVYGNVARYFGKKREEDGHTHQWTVYVKPYRNEDMSAYVKKIQFKLHESYGNPLRVVTKPPYEITETGWGEFEIIIKIFFIDPNERPVTLYHLLKLFQSDTNAILGKKTVVSEFYDEMIFQDPTAMMQQLLTTSRQLTLGAYKHETEFADLEVKTREKLEAAKKKTSFEIAELKERLKASRETINCLKSEIRKLEEDDQSKDI from the exons ATGTTCAAGAGAATGGCTGAGTTCGGGCCTGACTCCGGGGGAAGAGTGAAG ggtgTTACTATTGTGAAACCTATAGTTTATGGAAATGTTGCACGTTATTTTggaaagaagagagaggaagatgGACACACACATCAGTGGACAGTTTATGTAAAGCCCTATAGAAATGAG GATATGTCTGCTTATGTGAAGAAAATTCAATTTAAACTACATGAAAGCTATGGTAATCCTTTAAGAG TTGTTACCAAACCACCATATGAAATCACTGAAACGGGTTGGGGTGAATTTGAAATCATCATCAAGATATTTTTTATTGATCCCAATGAAAGACCT GTAACTTTGTACCATTTGCTGAAGCTGTTTCAGTCTGACACCAATGCAATACTGGGAAAGAAAACTGTAGTATCCGAGTTTTATGATGAGATG ATATTTCAAGATCCTACTGCTATGATGCAGCAGCTTTTGACAACATCTCGTCAGCTAACACTAGGAGCTTATAAGCATGAAACAGAGT TTGCAGATCTTGAAGTTAAAACCAGGGAAAAGCTGGaagctgccaaaaaaaaaaccagtttTGAAATTGCGGAGCTTAAAGAGAGATTAAAAGCAAGTCGTGAAACTATCAACTGTTtaaagagtgaaatcaggaaactTGAAGAAGATGACCAGTCTAAAGATATTTAA